One part of the Thiothrix nivea DSM 5205 genome encodes these proteins:
- the folK gene encoding 2-amino-4-hydroxy-6-hydroxymethyldihydropteridine diphosphokinase: protein MNPVTCYIGLGSNLGDPAANLHSAIDQIAATAGVELRGVSRFYASKPMGPQDQPDYVNAVACVKTMLGAHDLLQALFVVERAHGRVRDAALRWGPRTLDLDLLLYGAEIVETADLRVPHPGICERSFVALPLHDLAPRLVFPDGRRLQDCLQALTCDDLYPLT, encoded by the coding sequence ATGAACCCCGTTACCTGTTACATCGGTTTAGGCAGTAACCTTGGTGACCCGGCTGCCAACCTGCATTCCGCGATTGACCAGATTGCCGCCACTGCGGGAGTTGAGCTGCGCGGCGTTTCCCGTTTCTACGCCAGCAAGCCAATGGGGCCGCAGGATCAGCCGGATTACGTGAATGCAGTGGCTTGCGTAAAAACCATGCTCGGTGCACATGACCTGTTGCAAGCCCTGTTTGTGGTGGAAAGGGCGCATGGCCGGGTGCGGGATGCAGCCTTGCGCTGGGGGCCACGCACCCTGGATCTGGACTTGTTGTTGTACGGGGCCGAAATTGTCGAAACAGCAGACTTGCGCGTGCCGCATCCGGGCATTTGTGAACGTTCGTTTGTGGCGTTGCCGCTGCATGACCTTGCGCCCAGGCTGGTTTTTCCGGATGGACGCCGTTTGCAGGATTGCCTGCAAGCCTTGACGTGCGATGACCTCTATCCGCTGACCTGA
- the rimI gene encoding ribosomal protein S18-alanine N-acetyltransferase — MPSIENDFLPLRPMVPQDVDAVMAVETCAFPYPWTAGIFHDCLKHGYSCWIYEQEEEVAGYAVVMFAVDEMHLLNICIRPQDHGKGLGSRLLKTLERIARGIKAETCFLEVRQSNFSAIRLYLNAGFNEVGLRKAYYPAAIGREDAIVMAKTLLNVL, encoded by the coding sequence ATGCCTAGTATTGAAAACGATTTCCTGCCCCTGCGCCCGATGGTGCCACAGGATGTGGATGCCGTGATGGCAGTGGAGACGTGCGCGTTTCCATATCCGTGGACAGCGGGTATTTTTCACGACTGCCTTAAGCATGGCTATTCCTGCTGGATTTACGAGCAAGAGGAGGAGGTTGCTGGTTACGCGGTAGTGATGTTTGCTGTGGATGAAATGCACCTGCTCAATATCTGCATCCGCCCGCAAGACCACGGCAAGGGTTTGGGCAGCCGCCTGCTGAAAACGCTGGAACGGATTGCGCGTGGCATCAAGGCTGAAACCTGTTTTTTGGAAGTGCGCCAGTCCAATTTTTCTGCCATCCGCCTATACCTGAATGCCGGGTTCAATGAGGTAGGGCTGCGCAAAGCTTACTACCCAGCAGCAATTGGGCGTGAAGATGCCATCGTTATGGCAAAAACTTTGCTCAATGTGTTGTAA
- the pcnB gene encoding polynucleotide adenylyltransferase PcnB, whose protein sequence is MITGEAAHVPSAVHHIPADKVCGRAKDVVRRLQKAGYEAYLVGGCVRDLLLGRTPKDFDIATSARPEEIRKLFNSCRLIGRRFRLAHIYYGRDYLEVATFRAPHDEGDDGGKVNDEGRIIHDNVYGTLEEDVWRRDFTINALFYNPSNGELLDFVGGLDDLHHRKIRLIGDPEKRFREDPVRLLRAIRFAAKLGFDIEERTRTPIASLAILLEAVSSARLFDEIIKLLHSGDGLPTYRLLREYGVLQHLLPLTTESIEEDSTGNFARMVELSLGNTDQRIAEGKSVMPAFLYAVLLWHKVHLAAVSLQLKGMPEMQALHVAATDALRDQVDFTAVPRRFSNITREIWALQSRFRHRDLRRANLLLGNARFRAAYDFLCLRAEAGEQVKDDAEWWTAFQHATPEERQELSNGAQGKKAGLRRRKKRKKSSNAKAATSPPASE, encoded by the coding sequence ATGATTACAGGCGAGGCTGCACATGTGCCTTCCGCCGTGCATCACATTCCTGCCGATAAAGTCTGTGGCCGTGCCAAGGATGTCGTGCGTCGTCTGCAAAAAGCAGGTTACGAAGCCTATCTGGTGGGTGGTTGCGTGCGTGACCTGCTACTGGGGCGTACACCCAAGGATTTCGATATTGCCACCAGCGCACGCCCGGAAGAAATTCGCAAGCTGTTCAATTCCTGTCGCCTGATTGGCCGCCGTTTCCGCCTTGCCCACATTTATTATGGGCGTGACTATCTGGAAGTGGCGACTTTCCGGGCCCCGCATGATGAAGGGGATGATGGCGGCAAAGTAAACGATGAAGGCCGCATCATCCATGATAACGTCTACGGCACGCTGGAAGAGGATGTGTGGCGGCGTGATTTCACCATCAACGCCCTGTTTTACAACCCCAGTAATGGCGAGTTGCTGGATTTTGTTGGCGGGCTGGATGATTTGCACCATCGTAAAATCCGCCTGATTGGCGACCCGGAAAAACGTTTCCGTGAAGACCCGGTGCGTTTGTTGCGCGCTATCCGTTTCGCCGCCAAGCTCGGGTTTGACATCGAAGAGCGCACCCGCACGCCCATTGCTTCCCTGGCCATTTTGCTGGAAGCTGTGTCCTCCGCACGCCTGTTCGACGAAATCATCAAACTGCTGCACAGCGGCGATGGCTTGCCGACTTACCGTCTGTTGCGCGAATACGGGGTGTTGCAACACCTGTTGCCGCTGACGACAGAAAGTATTGAAGAGGACAGCACCGGCAATTTTGCCCGTATGGTGGAGCTGTCACTGGGCAACACCGACCAGCGGATTGCGGAAGGCAAATCGGTGATGCCTGCGTTCCTGTATGCGGTGCTGCTGTGGCACAAGGTGCATCTGGCTGCAGTGTCGCTGCAACTGAAAGGGATGCCGGAAATGCAGGCGCTGCATGTGGCGGCAACGGATGCCTTGCGTGATCAGGTTGATTTCACTGCCGTGCCGCGCCGTTTCAGTAACATCACCCGTGAAATCTGGGCGCTACAATCGCGTTTCCGCCACCGTGACTTGCGTCGCGCTAATCTGTTGTTGGGGAATGCGCGTTTCCGTGCTGCCTATGATTTCCTGTGCTTGCGAGCCGAAGCCGGTGAGCAGGTGAAGGACGACGCTGAATGGTGGACTGCCTTCCAGCACGCAACGCCAGAGGAGCGCCAGGAACTTTCCAATGGCGCACAAGGCAAAAAGGCGGGTCTGCGTCGCCGTAAGAAGCGCAAGAAAAGCAGCAACGCCAAAGCTGCCACGTCTCCACCCGCCAGCGAATGA